One Panicum virgatum strain AP13 chromosome 9K, P.virgatum_v5, whole genome shotgun sequence genomic region harbors:
- the LOC120650634 gene encoding protein STABILIZED1-like encodes MSGPTPTPTPTPLPPPPPPAAARPARYDFLNSKPPPNYVAGLGRGATGFTTRSDIGPARAAPDLPDRSASAAAAPAVGRGRGKPPGEDDGDDDGGDEEKGYDENQKFDEFEGNDAGLFSNADYDDDDREADAVWESIDQRMDSRRKDRREARLKQEIEKYRASNPKITEQFADLKRKLADLSAQEWESIPEIGDYSLRNKKKRFESFVPVPDTLLEKARQEQEHVTALDPKSRAAGGTETPWAQTPVTDLTAVGEGRGTVLSLKLDRLSDSVSGLTVVDPKGYLTDLKSMKITSDAEISDIKKARLLLKSVTQTNPKHPPGWIAAARLEEIAGKLQAARQLIQRGCEECPKNEDVWLEACRLASPDEAKAVIARGVMSIPNSVKLWLQAAKLETSDLNRSRVLRKGLEHIPDSVRLWKAVVELANEEDARLLLHRAVECCPLHVELWLALARLETYDQARKVLNKAREKLPKEPAIWITAAKLEEANGNTQSVSKVIERGIRSLQREGMDIDREAWLKEAEAAERAGSVLTCQAIVKNTIGIGVDDEDRKRTWVADAEECKKRGSIETARAIYAHALTVFLTKKSIWLKAAQLEKSHGTRESLDALLKKAVNYNPRAEVLWLMAAKEKWLAGDVPAARAILQEAYAAIPNSEEIWLAAFKLEFENNEPERARMLLAKARERGGTERVWMKSAIIERELGNVTEERRLLEEGLKLFPSFFKLWLMLGQMEDRLGRGAKAKEVYENGLKQCPSCIPLWLSLASLEEKISGLNKSRAVLTMARKKNPATPELWLAAIRAELRHANKKEADALLAKALQECPTSGILWAASIEMASRPQRKAKSSDAIKRSDHDPHVIATVSKLFWLERKFDKVRTWLNRAVTLAPDIGDFWALYYKLELQHGNADTQKDVLKRCVAAEPKHGEKWQAISKAVENSHQPVEVLLKKAVLAFDADEILNAGGA; translated from the coding sequence ATGTCCGGCCCCACCCCGACTCCGACCCCGACccctctcccgccgccgccgccgccggcggccgctcggcCCGCGCGGTACGACTTCCTCAACTCCAAGCCGCCGCCCAACTACGTCGCGGGTCTCGGCCGTGGCGCCACCGGGTTCACCACTCGCTCGGATATCGGGCCGGCCCGCGCGGCGCCCGACCTCCCCGACCgctccgcctccgctgccgcggcACCAGCcgtcggccgcggccgcgggaaGCCGCCAGGCGAGGACGATGGCGACGATGACGGGGGCGACGAGGAGAAGGGGTATGACGAGAACCAGAAGTTCGACGAGTTCGAGGGCAACGACGCCGGGCTCTTCTCCAACGCCGactacgacgacgacgaccgcgAGGCGGATGCGGTGTGGGAGAGCATCGACCAGAGGATGGACTCGCGCCGCAAGGACCGCCGCGAGGCGCGGCTGAAGCAGGAGATTGAGAAGTACCGCGCGTCGAACCCCAAGATTACCGAGCAGTTTGCTGATCTGAAGAGGAAGCTGGCCGATCTGTCTGCACAGGAGTGGGAGAGCATACCTGAGATTGGGGACTATTCGCTACGCAACAAGAAGAAGCGGTTCGAGAGTTTCGTACCAGTGCCGGACACCCTTCTTGAGAAGGCccggcaggagcaggagcatgTCACGGCGCTTGATCCCAAAAGCCGTGCAGCTGGTGGCACAGAGACGCCGTGGGCGCAGACTCCTGTTACCGATCTTACAGCTGTGGGCGAGGGTCGTGGCACTGTGCTTTCGCTGAAGTTGGATAGGCTATCAGATTCAGTTTCTGGGCTCACTGTTGTTGATCCCAAGGGGTACTTGACAGACCTGAAAAGCATGAAGATTACTAGTGATGCGGAGATTTCTGACATCAAGAAGGCACGACTCCTGCTGAAGTCAGTGACTCAGACGAACCCTAAGCACCCACCTGGTTGGATTGCTGCTGCTAGGCTTGAAGAGATTGCAGGCAAACTTCAGGCTGCTCGGCAGCTCATCCAGCGTGGCTGTGAGGAGTGTCCCAAAAACGAAGATGTTTGGCTTGAGGCATGTCGTTTGGCTAGTCCAGATGAGGCAAAGGCTGTCATTGCCAGGGGTGTTATGTCAATTCCAAATTCTGTGAAGCTGTGGTTGCAGGCTGCAAAATTAGAGACCAGTGATCTGAATAGGAGCAGGGTGTTGAGGAAAGGATTGGAGCACATTCCTGATTCCGTGCGGTTGTGGAAGGCTGTAGTTGAGCTTGCAAATGAGGAGGATGCAAGGTTGTTGCTTCACAGGGCTGTGGAGTGTTGCCCACTGCATGTTGAGCTGTGGCTTGCCCTTGCAAGGCTGGAGACTTATGACCAAGCAAGGAAGGTACTTAACAAGGCAAGGGAGAAGCTGCCCAAGGAGCCTGCCATTTGGATTACTGCTGCGAAGCTGGAGGAGGCTAATGGGAACACACAATCAGTTAGCAAGGTGATTGAGAGAGGTATCAGATCTCTACAAAGAGAAGGGATGGATATTGATAGGGAGGCATGGCTTAAAGAAGCAGAAGCTGCAGAGCGTGCTGGATCTGTTTTGACTTGCCAGGCTATTGTGAAGAACACAATTGGCATTGGTGTTGATGATGAGGATCGGAAGCGTACTTGGGTTGCTGATGCTGAGGAATGCAAGAAGCGTGGTTCAATTGAAACAGCGCGTGCCATCTATGCTCATGCGCTTACTGTGTTCCTTACTAAGAAGAGTATTTGGCTGAAAGCAGCTCAGCTTGAGAAGAGCCATGGGACTAGGGAGTCACTTGATGCGCTCCTCAAGAAGGCTGTTAACTACAATCCACGAGCTGAAGTGTTATGGCTTATGGCTGCAAAGGAGAAATGGTTGGCTGGGGATGTACCTGCTGCTCGAGCCATTCTTCAAGAAGCTTATGCTGCTATCCCTAATTCAGAAGAGATCTGGTTGGCTGCATTCAAGCTTGAGTTTGAGAACAACGAACCAGAGAGAGCAAGAATGCTTTTGGCTAAGGCCAGGGAAAGAGGAGGCACTGAGAGGGTTTGGATGAAATCTGCCATTATTGAAAGGGAGCTAGGGAATGTGACTGAGGAAAGGAGGTTGTTAGAGGAAGGTCTGAAGCTATTCCCCTCATTCTTCAAATTGTGGCTAATGCTTGGACAGATGGAAGACCGCCTTGGTCGTGGAGCAAAGGCCAAGGAGGTTTATGAGAATGGCCTGAAGCAGTGCCCTAGTTGCATCCCTCTTTGGCTCTCTCTAGCTAGCTTAGAGGAGAAGATTAGTGGCTTGAACAAATCCCGTGCTGTTCTCACAATGGCAAGAAAGAAGAACCCAGCTACACCTGAACTCTGGCTTGCAGCAATTCGAGCTGAACTGAGGCATGCAAACAAAAAGGAAGCTGATGCTCTGCTGGCTAAGGCATTACAAGAGTGTCCCACAAGTGGTATTCTGTGGGCTGCCTCTATTGAGATGGCGTCACGCCCCCAACGTAAAGCGAAGAGTTCAGATGCTATCAAGCGTTCTGATCATGATCCACATGTCATTGCAACTGTGTCCAAACTCTTCTGGCTTGAGAGGAAGTTTGATAAAGTTAGGACTTGGTTGAACAGGGCTGTTACTCTTGCTCCTGATATTGGGGACTTTTGGGCATTGTACTATAAATTAGAACTTCAGCATGGAAATGCAGACACTCAAAAGGATGTCCTTAAAAGATGTGTTGCAGCAGAACCAAAACATGGTGAAAAATGGCAAGCAATAAGCAAGGCTGTTGAGAACTCACATCAGCCAGTTGAGGTTCTTCTAAAGAAAGCTGTCCTAGCTTTTGATGCGGATGAAATTCTCAATGCTGGAGGCGCCTAG
- the LOC120650637 gene encoding bifunctional epoxide hydrolase 2-like — protein sequence MAQEIEHTHLPIRGINIHVAQVGKGELGTVVFLHGFPEIWYSWRHQMLAVAAAGYRAIAPDCRGYGLSDQPPEGEEASWSWEDLVADVLAILDALAVPKAFVVGKDFGAVPAYEFALQHPGRTAGVACLGIPFSPVPFSFEATMPEGFYILRWGEPGRAEADFGRYDARRVVRTVYALFAGAEVPVAGEGQEIMDLADLSTPLPEWLAEEDLDAYAALYEKSGFRYPLQMPYRSLHKMPNRLDAKFQVPVFMVMGEKDYCLKFPGFEAALRGGAMESFAPDLKIAYIPEGSHFVQEQLPEQVNELLLGFFKDHPTVAVA from the exons ATGGCGCAGGAGATCGAGCACACCCACCTCCCCATCCGCGGCATCAACATCCACGTCGCGCAGGTCGGCAAAG GTGAGCTTGGGACGGTGGTGTTCCTGCATGGTTTCCCGGAGATTTGGTACTCGTGGCGCCACCAGATGctggccgtggccgcggcggggtACCGCGCCATCGCGCCGGACTGCCGCGGGTACGGCCTCTCCGACCAGCCGCCGGAGGGCGAGGAGGCCTCCTGGTCCTGGGAGGACCTCGTCGCCGACGTGCTCGCCATCCTCGACGCGCTCGCCGTCCCCAAG GCGTTCGTGGTGGGCAAGGACTTCGGCGCGGTGCCGGCGTACGAGTTCGCGCTGCAGCACCCGGGCCGCACCGCCGGCGTGGCGTGCCTCGGCATCCCCTTCAGCCCCGTGCCCTTCTCCTTCGAGGCCACCATGCCCGAGGGCTTCTACATCCTGCGCTGGGGC GAGCCTGGCAGGGCGGAGGCGGACTTCGGCCGGTACGACGCGAGGCGGGTGGTGCGCACCGTGTACGCGCTCTTCGCCGGCGCCGAGGTCCCGGTGGCCGGGGAAGGCCAGGAGATCATGGACCTCGCCGACCTGTCCACGCCGCTGCCGGAGTGGCTCGCCGAGGAGGACCTCGACGCCTACGCCGCGCTCTACGAGAAGTCCGGCTTCCGCTACCCTCTCCAGATGCCGTACAG GTCTTTGCACAAGATGCCGAACCGGCTGGACGCCAAGTTCCAGGTGCCGGTGTTCATGGTGATGGGGGAGAAGGACTACTGCCTCAAGTTCCCGGGGTTCGAGGCCGCGTTGCGGGGCGGCGCCATGGAGAGCTTCGCGCCGGACCTGAAGATCGCCTACATCCCGGAGGGGAGCCACTTCGTGCAGGAGCAGCTGCCGGAGCAGGTcaacgagctcctcctcggCTTCTTCAAGGACCACCCCACGGTCGCTGTCGCATAA
- the LOC120650636 gene encoding bifunctional epoxide hydrolase 2-like isoform X2, which translates to MAQEIERTHLPIRGLNIHVAQVGKGELGTVVFLHGFPEIWYSWRHQMLAVAAAGYRAIAPDCRGYGLSDQPPEDEEASWEDLVADVLAILDAYSVPKAFLVAKDFGAMPAYEFALQHPDRTCGVVCLGIPFSPAPRSFDAMPEGFYVLRWREPDRAEADFGRYDVRRVVRTIYVLFAGAEIPTAKEGQEIMDLADLTTPLPEWFTEEDLDAYAKLYEKSGFRYPLQMPYRAIHKLPNRLDAKFQVPVFMVMGEKDYAFKFPGFEAALRGGAMESFMPDLKIAYIPEGSHFVQEQLPEQVNELLLGFLKDHPVVAA; encoded by the exons ATGGCGCAGGAGATCGAGCGCACGCACCTCCCCATCCGCGGGCTCAACATCCACGTCGCGCAGGTCGGCAAAG GCGAGCTGGGGACGGTGGTGTTCCTGCACGGCTTCCCGGAGATTTGGTACTCGTGGCGCCACCAGATGctggccgtggccgcggcggggtACCGCGCCATCGCGCCGGACTGCCGCGGGTACGGCCTCTCGGACCAGCCgccggaggacgaggaggcctCCTGGGAGGACCTCGTCGCCGACGTGCTCGCCATCCTCGACGCCTACTCCGTCCCCAAG GCGTTCTTGGTCGCCAAGGACTTCGGCGCCATGCCGGCGTACGAGTTCGCGCTGCAGCACCCTGACCGCACCTGCGGCGTGGTGTGCCTGGGCATCCCCTTCAGCCCGGCGCCCAGGTCCTTCGACGCCATGCCCGAAGGCTTCTACGTCCTGCGCTGGCGC GAGCCTGACAGGGCGGAGGCGGACTTCGGCCGGTACGACGTGCGGCGGGTGGTGCGCACCATCTACGTGCTCTTCGCCGGCGCCGAGATCCCGACGGCGAAGGAAGGGCAGGAGATCATGGACCTCGCCGACCTGACCACGCCGCTGCCGGAGTGGTTCACCGAGGAGGACCTCGACGCCTACGCCAAGCTCTACGAGAAGTCCGGCTTCCGGTACCCTCTCCAGATGCCATACAG GGCCATACACAAGCTACCGAACCGGCTGGACGCCAAGTTCCAGGTGCCTGTGTTCATGGTGATGGGGGAGAAGGACTACGCGTTCAAGTTCCCGGGGTTCGAGGCCGCGTTGCGGGGCGGCGCCATGGAGAGCTTCATGCCGGACCTGAAGATCGCCTACATCCCGGAGGGGAGCCACTTCGTGCAGGAGCAGCTGCCGGAGCAGGTcaacgagctcctcctcggCTTCCTCAAGGACCACCCCGTCGTCGCCGCGTGA
- the LOC120650636 gene encoding epoxide hydrolase B-like isoform X1 has protein sequence MAQEIERTHLPIRGLNIHVAQVGKGELGTVVFLHGFPEIWYSWRHQMLAVAAAGYRAIAPDCRGYGLSDQPPEDEEASWEDLVADVLAILDAYSVPKAFLVAKDFGAMPAYEFALQHPDRTCGVVCLGIPFSPAPRSFDAMPEGFYVLRWRVRTYPLAGPSDFAAALQLVFSCSCVLLFFFLFFFFCFLVQEPDRAEADFGRYDVRRVVRTIYVLFAGAEIPTAKEGQEIMDLADLTTPLPEWFTEEDLDAYAKLYEKSGFRYPLQMPYRAIHKLPNRLDAKFQVPVFMVMGEKDYAFKFPGFEAALRGGAMESFMPDLKIAYIPEGSHFVQEQLPEQVNELLLGFLKDHPVVAA, from the exons ATGGCGCAGGAGATCGAGCGCACGCACCTCCCCATCCGCGGGCTCAACATCCACGTCGCGCAGGTCGGCAAAG GCGAGCTGGGGACGGTGGTGTTCCTGCACGGCTTCCCGGAGATTTGGTACTCGTGGCGCCACCAGATGctggccgtggccgcggcggggtACCGCGCCATCGCGCCGGACTGCCGCGGGTACGGCCTCTCGGACCAGCCgccggaggacgaggaggcctCCTGGGAGGACCTCGTCGCCGACGTGCTCGCCATCCTCGACGCCTACTCCGTCCCCAAG GCGTTCTTGGTCGCCAAGGACTTCGGCGCCATGCCGGCGTACGAGTTCGCGCTGCAGCACCCTGACCGCACCTGCGGCGTGGTGTGCCTGGGCATCCCCTTCAGCCCGGCGCCCAGGTCCTTCGACGCCATGCCCGAAGGCTTCTACGTCCTGCGCTGGCGCGTGCGTACCTACCCACTCGCTGGACCATCAGATtttgctgctgctctgcagctGGTGTTCAGCTGCTCATGtgttctccttttcttttttctttttttctttttctgttttcTGGTGCAGGAGCCTGACAGGGCGGAGGCGGACTTCGGCCGGTACGACGTGCGGCGGGTGGTGCGCACCATCTACGTGCTCTTCGCCGGCGCCGAGATCCCGACGGCGAAGGAAGGGCAGGAGATCATGGACCTCGCCGACCTGACCACGCCGCTGCCGGAGTGGTTCACCGAGGAGGACCTCGACGCCTACGCCAAGCTCTACGAGAAGTCCGGCTTCCGGTACCCTCTCCAGATGCCATACAG GGCCATACACAAGCTACCGAACCGGCTGGACGCCAAGTTCCAGGTGCCTGTGTTCATGGTGATGGGGGAGAAGGACTACGCGTTCAAGTTCCCGGGGTTCGAGGCCGCGTTGCGGGGCGGCGCCATGGAGAGCTTCATGCCGGACCTGAAGATCGCCTACATCCCGGAGGGGAGCCACTTCGTGCAGGAGCAGCTGCCGGAGCAGGTcaacgagctcctcctcggCTTCCTCAAGGACCACCCCGTCGTCGCCGCGTGA
- the LOC120647796 gene encoding uncharacterized mitochondrial protein AtMg00810-like produces the protein MANCKPIATPVDTKSKPSSSDGALLTDATTYRSIAGALQYLTISRPDIAYAVQQVCLHMHAPRDVHQAMLKRILWYIKGTLRMGIQLRAALSPTITVYSDADWAGCPDTRCSMSVFCVFLGDSLISWSSKRQTTVSQSSAEAEYRAIANAVAECSLL, from the coding sequence ATGGCGAACTGCAAGCCCATTGCCACACCTGTAGACACCAAGTCGAAGCCCTCGTCCTCTGATGGCGCACTCCTCACTGACGCCACCACCTACCGCAGCATCGCCGGGGCACTCCAGTACCTCACAATCTCACGGCCCGACATCGCCTATGCCGTGCAACAAGTTTGCCTTCACATGCACGCACCACGGGACGTGCATCAGGCGATGCTCAAGCGGATCCTCTGGTACATCAAGGGGACGTTGCGCATGGGCATTCAGCTACGCGCTGCTCTCTCACCAACGATCACTGTCTACTCCGACGCGGACTGGGCCGGCTGCCCAGACACTCGGTGCTCGATGTCCGTATTCTGTGTCTTCCTCGGCGACTCCCTCATCTCGTGGTCCTCCAAGCGCCAAACAACGGTCTCGCAGTCCAGCGCTGAAGCCGAATATCGAGCCATCGCCAATGCCGTCGCCGAGTGTTCTTTGCTGTGA